A stretch of Gasterosteus aculeatus chromosome 4, fGasAcu3.hap1.1, whole genome shotgun sequence DNA encodes these proteins:
- the gask1b gene encoding Golgi-associated kinase 1B, whose translation MGESLFHWLLLPCVRLSSSFRRCALSHRTLIIASACALYLLVVVSHLGHSGKLRHGSTGREKYRHTRGLYNLDVTASEDFKIGASFALPTRSNVVYITLKSKRVKPAHIRGTIRPKLRRKVRRNQDEQYAHFTRSKLGPLERDPGPNTRHFASNTSRGETGDVFRKSLEVIHAPLTHAQADSPVSSIRIYSQKAPPWLSARDVEAMRFLADAKVLRVKEVSRGDSPSLLVFEGEGSVSGSDLKRVAPRSSVCGGECGVISSPVDTTQVFAFHLDRVLGFNRTLPAVSRRFDFLHDGQPCPVGSWDASLLPEGRAAGRPTGRLTWAEYQRSLKQRCWHKNIRPKSDSGCLPVHHLEWSKLALFDFLLQIHNRLDPSCCGFRPRREDVCVQLGHGAECGDQNHIQLTTIIHRGHDPGHLVFTDNKGFFDRNEDNLDFRLLEGIKELPEPAVLVLKNRRLRERLLQSLFLDQTYWESQGGRRGVDKLIDVIERRAKVLLTYIDAHGIKSVNE comes from the exons ATGGGGGAGTCTCTTTTTCACTGGCTGTTACTCCCTTGTGTGAGACTGAGCAGTAGCTTCCGGAGATGCGCTCTTTCCCACAGGACTTTGATCATCGCGAGCGCGTGCGCGCTTTATTTGTTGGTGGTGGTTTCACACCTCGGACACTCCGGGAAGCTCCGGCACGGAAGCACCGGGAGAGAGAAGTACCGGCACACCCGTGGATTGTATAATCTGGATGTTACAGCCTCTGAGGATTTTAAGATCGGAGCGAGTTTTGCGCTCCCGACACGCTCCAACGTGGTCTACATAACGCTGAAGTCCAAGCGCGTAAAACCGGCACACATCCGGGGTACAATCAGACCCAAACTGAGGAGAAAAGTGAGGAGGAATCAAGATGAACAATATGCTCATTTTACGCGGAGCAAACTCGGCCCTTTGGAGAGGGACCCAGGCCCAAATACGCGCCACTTTGCCTCCAACACCTCGCGGGGAGAAACCGGGGATGTGTTTCGCAAATCCTTGGAGGTAATTCATGCACCTCTCACGCACGCACAGGCAGACTCTCCCGTCAGCTCTATACGGATATACAGCCAGAAGGCGCCGCCCTGGCTCAGCGCACGGGACGTGGAGGCCATGCGCTTTCTGGCGGATGCCAAAGTTTTGCGCGTCAAAGAAGTTTCTCGCGGAGACTCTCCGTCACTTCTGGTCTTCGAGGGCGAGGGGAGCGTTTCAGGGAGCGACCTGAAACGGGTTGCACCGCGGAGCAGCGTGTGTGGAGGGGAGTGTGGAGTCATCAGCAGCCCCGTGGACACCACGCAGGTCTTTGCCTTCCATCTGGACAGGGTGCTCGGGTTCAACAGGACATTGCCAGCCGTGAGCAGACGGTTCGACTTCTTACATG ACGGCCAGCCCTGTCCAGTGGGGTCGTGGGACGCATCCCTCCTCCCAGAAGGCCGTGCTGCCGGCCGGCCCACCGGGAGGTTAACGTGGGCCGAGTACCAGCGCTCCCTGAAGCAGAGATGCTGGCATAAAAACATCCGCCCAAAGTCGGACTCCGGCTGCCTCCCAGTTCATCACCTCGAGTGGAGCAAACTGGCTCTGTTcgacttcctgctgcag ATTCACAACCGCCTGGATCCGAGCTGCTGTGGATTCAGGCCCAGGCGGGAGGACGTGTGCGTGCAGCTCGGCCATGGCGCCGAATGCGGGGACCAAAACCACATACAATTGACCACCATCATCCACAGGGGTCACGACCCCGGACACCTGGTCTTCACCGACAACAAGGGGTTCTTCGACCGCAACGAGGACAACCTGGACTTCAGGCTGCTGGAGGGAATCAAAGA ACTCCCAGAGCCGGCCGTGTTGGTGCTGAAGAACAGGAGACTGAGGGAGAGGCTCCTCCAGTCTCTGTTCCTGGACCAGACGTACTGGGAGAGCCAAGGCGGCCGGCGGGGCGTCGACAAGCTCATCGATGTAATTGAGAGGCGAGCCAAGGTCCTCCTCACCTACATCGATGCTCATGGGATCAAAAGTGTGAATGAGTGA
- the tmem144b gene encoding transmembrane protein 144b, producing the protein MHDAKCPPLLLFVTTLLVVSCHRAEPSADEGVKLGENAGVGDLETFEFRINSTNMTNLGYGIAANVVASLLYGSNLVPIKRIETGDGMFFQWVYCASIWVVSMVADLILQSPKFYPFVMVGGAIWATGNIAAVPVVKAIGLGLGSVLWGSSSLLIGWASSRFGWFGSPDDVPRPMLNYCGAGLCLFSGLLFFFVKADVALHPNSESIPLLLDRRSNSCSYGQSSSEFWMDVVGLRTRRFIGCLLAVMAGLMFGSSFAPILYIKSHSSCGDSMFHGASDYDLDYIHAQCSGIFVASTVYFAIYCAVMNNRPRVYSRVILPGLLSGLMWSLATYCWFLASNYMSAVITFPVVRAGYGLVSALWGTLVFKEIKGLLNGLIFTVAFCAVLAGSLLTVLSKF; encoded by the exons atgcaTGACGCAAAATGCCCAcctctgcttttatttgttACCACGCTGCTGGTGGTGAGCTGCCATCGCGCTGAACCTTCTGCTGATGAAG GTGTGAAACTGGGTGAAAATGCCGGTGTTGGCGACTTGGAAACATTTGAGTTCCGCATCAACTCCACCAACATGACTAATCTGGGCTACGGAATTGCTGCCAATGTGGTTGCGTCACTGTTGTACGGAAGCAACTTGGTTCCAATAAAAAGAATAGAGACAGGCGATG GTATGTTCTTTCAGTGGGTGTACTGCGCATCAATATGGGTCGTATCTATGGTTGCAGACTTGATACTTCAGTCGCCCAAATTTTACCCTTTTGTGATGGTTGGAGGTGCCATCTGGGCCACAG GGAACATAGCGGCTGTTCCAGTTGTCAAAGCAATTGGCCTCGGCCTTGGCAGCGTGCTTTGGGGCTCTTCAAGTTTGCTGATCGGATGGGCCAGTTCCAG GTTTGGCTGGTTTGGAAGTCCTGACGATGTTCCCAGGCCGATGTTAAATTATTGTGGAGCTGGCTTGTGTCTGTTCAG tggTCTGCTGTTCTTCTTTGTGAAGGCGGACGTGGCGCTGCATCCCAACTCTGAATCGATTCCATTGCTTCTTGACAGA AGATCAAATTCCTGCAGCTATGGTCAAAGTTCCTCAGAGTTCTGGATGGACGTCGTCGGACTGAGAACCAGACGCTTCAT CGGCTGCCTGCTGGCTGTGATGGCGGGCCTGATGTTCGGTTCCTCCTTTGCGCCCATCCTTTACATTAAGAGCCATTCCTCGTGCGGGGACAGCATGTTCCATGGAGCCAGCGACTATG ACCTCGACTATATTCATGCGCAGTGCTCTGGCATTTTTGTTGCGAGCACGGTGTACTTTGCCATCTATTGTGCTGTCATGAATAACAGGCCCAGGGTCTACTCCCGAGTCATCCTACCAG GTCTATTATCTGGACTGATGTGGTCATTAGCCACATACTGTTGGTTCCTGGCCAGTAACTACATGAGTGCGGTCATTACCTTTCCTGTTGTCCGAGCA GGATACGGTCTGGTTTCAGCTCTGTGGGGCACCTTGGTGTTCAAAGAGATTAAG GGGCTGCTCAACGGTTTAATCTTCACCGTGGCCTTCTGTGCGGTGCTGGCCGGCTCCCTGCTGACTGTCCTGTCAAAGTTCTAA